In Leptolyngbya iicbica LK, the genomic stretch GAGAGCTGTATGACTATCTTTCGGCAGCCGTCGAACCCGGCTACGGAAAACGTAAGTTTAATCGCATGCTGGCTGAGCAGCTAGAGCGTACACTGCCTCAAAATGAAGATCAGCCTACTAATGACTTTCTGCTGATTCGTACCTGTAGCCAGTTGTTAAACTTTTTGGTTTTGGAGTCTTCAGCAAAGCCTCAGCATTTCGTCTTTATTGACTTGATTAATAACCTCGGTCCAATTCTTACGACTGGTCTGCTGATCAAGGTGATTCTGTTGTGTCGGAAAGTCAGGCCTTATTTGGAAAAGCGATTTTCAACATTGTTCAATCATTACGAAACTAGCACCCAAAATAATGTTAAATGGCTAGTGCAAATGTTTGAAAATCTCAATGTAGCTATGAGCGTTAACTTTGGCTCTACAGATATCTCACATTTTTTGATGAGCTGATCGTTGTGGATGCCAATAATTTGTGCGCACGCCAATAAATTGGACTGAACAGCAGAGGCTGCTGGAAAGTTCCTGAAAAACTCTTGAGAGTCTTCTCTAGAGATTGAAGATGATAATTTTGAAGGTGGTGCTGATTTTTCGACTTCTTGCTCAAGATGGGCACCCTCTCTTTTTGCATAAACTTTTTGCATAAATCTGTGATGCTATTGGCGGGATTCAGCAGTTTAGGTGATGCGGTTTTCGCTATGATAAGCTTGACTCAACAAAGTTTTAGAGTGTCTGAAATCAGTAAGGCAAGGCATTTTGTCAGCTTGGGGAAATACTCTAGCTTAATGTTGAAATCTCGCTTTTGGATAGTATGTTATTTGTAAATGATAGATGAAGTCACAGGCTTGTAGACAACTAGAATCAATTTAAATTGACTGATTTTAGGTTTTCAAAGAACGTCGATTAATTATGTGCTTTGGAGCTTGAGAGCTCGCTCATGTGTTGCCTTTGTTTGATCGATTACTTGTTGTCTTGGTTTTGAACTACGGTTGAGTGATGTGCACGGAGTTGCTGATATGGCTGTGAAGTGGCTAATCTTTATGATTGTGTATTGGGTTCATTGATGCTGATGCTCTTGTTTTAAACTAATGGCTATTTAGCTGGCCTAGAGAATTTCAGGTTTCCTTCGAGGAGCACCTTAATGTAATATCACCAAGAGCATTCAGAAGAGTCTGATTGAAATCAGATTTTGCGTGTCTCGTCTCATCAGCTAAATATTGCAGGCTGTATGGCATTGATCGCAGCTTGATGATTTATCAATCGTTCGTTTTTGCATCTACCCAAAAATAATTTGACATGGTGACTACGCTATCTGTTCCCTTAACCCAGCCTAAAATTATCACGAGGGTGATTGATTATAATTCTGAAAAAACGCTAATTCATAAGGTCAGAACAGAAGTCTTTGTACATGAGCAAAAGATTCCCGCGCATCTAGAAATTGATGATCTAGATAACGTTTCACAGCATGTGTTGGCTACCTATGGGGGACATGCCGTCGGTGCTGGAAGGCTGACTCCGCATGGCAGAATTGGCCGTGTTGCAGTTTCTCGTCCACTCCGGCGTCAAGGGGTAGGGCAACAGATTATGGCGCTGCTACTGGAGCTAGCCCAACGAAATCATTATCGCGAAGTTGTGTTGTCGGCTCAGCATCATGCGATCGCATTTTATGAAAAGCTCGGCTTTGAGTGTGAGGGGGAGGAGTTTTTAGAAGTCGGCATTTGGCATGTCACTATGCGCAAGCAAATGTTTTTGTGCTGAGTATGCTGCGAGATCAGCTTCTTCGGCTATGGAAGATGATGTCTACGTTGCGAGTTCAATGTCATGTTGGCATGGTCTAAATTCTGGAACTATTTGCGGCTCCGTTCATAGTTCCAGCAAGGCTGCAAACGCTGGTCGTTTAGGGACGAGATGAGTAACGCGATCGCGCAATCCGTATTTTGGCGGCAATGTAGAGAGGAATCTGATAGTACTCGCCGACCAGCCACAGCACAAAGGTGAGATGGGCCGTCAAAGTGATGATTGCCCATAGGGTTGAAAACGGTAACCCTGTGGTCGGCGTCAACGGCGGAAACAAGACTCCTGACAGCCAGACTAAGCTGGCTGGGATCACTATTAGCACGACTGCCAGAATGCATATGAGCATTGACAATTCTTGTGCCTTGTCGCCGCGCATGACCTGCCATCGTTGGCCATTCCATCCCCAGGTTAGGGGTTGGCTACTGTCAACGACTTGGACTTGCTGCTGGGCCAGATTAGCAGCCAATATGTGACGGCAAAACTCACAGGCAAACGCATCGGTAAGGATGATCGCCTCAATAGTACCTTGCCGACAAATTGGACAAGGAAAGGCACTATCAAGGCTTAAGGGCCGTTGGGTGGATGGATCCATGACCTGAGAATGAAACTGTTTTGAGCCAGTCAAAGGAAGTGGCGTGTGTTTATGCTGCCACAGTTCCCTCAGCATTGCTGAGTAACTCTGTCTGGCCATACCGCCATCGTGATTGGCGGTTTCTGGACCTTGCTCAGATCCGCATCGAGAGCGTTATCCGACAATGCGGGTATACTCTTTGCCTTGGTATTCCAAAATGACTAATGGCTGCTGAGAAGAGAGATCTACTGATTTGAGACGAACCTGGCCACCGGCGAGCAAGTCGCCCGCAAAGACATGACGACTCGTCTGACCGTTGCCTTCGCGGACAATGACGCCCACGCGATCGCCCACTTGCACGATGCCGGTTAATTCAACGGTCTCAATTGGACTTTGCGGTTGAGCATTGGCGCCAGGAAGGCTGCTCGGCAAATTCGGAATCGGTAACGGGTTCGCGGCCATGGGGATGGCTGGCAAGGACGGTGGGGTCACATTTGCGGTCGGCACTGGCGGCAAGTCTGGCACCTGTGAAATAGACGTTGTGGGCAAATTGGGAGAGACGGGTGCCCGATCAGCACTGACGGCAATTTGTGGAGCGGCTGTGTTGTTTGCTGTCTCTTCTTGACGAGAGGAGGTGTGGGCCCCGATTGACTGGGTGATAGGCGCAAAGGGGTCGGCGCGTCCGGTCATGACCCCCGATAAGCGTTCGTCACTTGCGGTGGAACGCACGAGTTCGCTGGGCGTCGCAGCTTTGCGGAGTTCAGCCGATAGCGAAATCATCGGTGACTCAAAGACTTGGGGGGTTTCTTCGGCTTCGGTTGTGATGGGCGTTGATGCCGTGGTGCTGGAGTTTGGGGCATCCTGGGGCCACAAAACCCGTAATACCCCACCGATGAGGGCGGCGCTCACAATAATCCCGATGAGTAGCCATTGCGGTCGTTGACGGATAGTCGTTATGTTCATAGTCTTTCTTGCCACCAAAGCAAGCTCCCCACGATTGCGTTTAAGGATAACGAATCTTGGAAAAAGTGAGACATGCATGTGACAGTGTCGCGATCGCTTCTCTGAGCTCCTGTCGCGGACTGTTCGTATTGTTGAATTGGGGCACCTAAACCTGGGCTAAGACTCATCAGGGGAGGGGCGATCGCGCGCCGCGCGCGGCCAAAGATAAGTCGCCATGAACCTGCCCAATGCTAAACACATCAACCCCAGTAGGGGACTGCCCAGACCATAGATGACGCTAGAAGACAGATAAGAGCGATCGGCTAAATTTGCCATGTCTAATTCATAGGTAGAAAAGGTGGTGTACGCGCCCAAAAAACCGGTGGTGAGCATGAGCCCAATCTCAGGTTTATAGGGGCCTCGCTGTACGAAAACGACGATTAACCAACCCATGACCAGACAACCACTGAGATTCACGCCCAAAGTTCCCCAAGGGAAGGCTATCCCAAAGCGCTGGCTGAGGGCGGCACTCAGGTAATGGCGGCACAGCGCCCCGGAGATCGCGCCTAAACTGACGGCGATCGCCGCTCGTATGTGGGCTTTTTCGAACATGATGGCAATGCCTTCAAAGCTAACCAGTGACTCAAAGTTCACAGTAAAGGAGGGCGAGCGCCAAGACCAACCTTGACACACAGGCCAATATTTTGGCGTTACAAAACGCCGCATTACCCATTTTTCGATGAGAAGCTAGCTATGGTCGGGCCTGAGAGGGTGGCGAGGCAGTAGCCTCTCTATTGCGTCAGTGCCCGGATGAACTGGCCGAGTTCAGTAAAGAGGCCACCTTTTTTGGGACGCGGTGGAGAGGAGGAGGAATTGTCGTCTGAGTCGCTGTCATCGGCAAAGAGATTCGCGATCGCTTCCTCGGAGGGCTTGGTGGGAAACTCGCCTAACAGCTCATAGTCATCGTCCGCAGTTTCGCCCCACACTTGCCAAGGGCCAGGGTAAATGCGCAGCAGCGTTGCCCCCGTTAACGGTTGTAAATAGTAGGCAGTTTCTAAGGTGCTGAGAAAGCGATCGCGCAGTTGACGAGCAGCATAGCCGATCCCCACTACGGCAATATCTTCTAGCTTCGGATTCAGCATGACGACGTACTTACCCGTCGCCTCATTGCAGAGGGCTTCGACCTCATTCACCTCAACGGCGGAAGGTTCGATGATGAGGCAAGCTTCGTCATCGGGTTCTAGCCGACCTTTGATTTCGTTAATGCCGCGAATGCTGAAGTCAGGATTATCCCAATCGCGGCGCGCCAAGGCCGCTGCCCCCGCATCGGGGAAATACATTTTGAACGGTAATTCCAACTCATTCAGCAATGGATAGAACTGCTCGGCAATGGGCATGACCTTGAGTTCTGGAATGTTGAGATTGACCACAATGCGGGGCAATCCGGCCTGAATCGCGGCGCGGGTAGCCTCTTTGGCTTGGTCAACGGCGGCTTCGATACTGCGGGGGACTCCAGTCATGGCGGTGGTTGGTCACACGTTGGCAGGGGTTAAACAAGGCAGGGTGCGCGCTAACACTTGGCGCAGGGCGATCGCCGTCCAGTCAATGTCGGCCGTGGTTGTTTGCCGACCCAAGGTGAGGCGAATGCCACAGAGGGCCGCCCGATCGCTGTATCCCATGGCCTTCAAAATTGGGCTGGGACTCAGCTTACCACTGTGGCAGGCCGACCCGGCACTAATACCAATGCCCGCTAAATCCATTTGGCGGACGAGGGTTTTGCCACTGACGGTGTCGCCGTCTGCCGTCGTCAGGCAAAAACTGGCATGGTGTGGCAAGCGATCGCGGGGATCGCCCGTAATCTCTAAACCTGGGACATCGGCAAGCTGGTGAAAAAGGCGATCGCGCAGTTGAATTAATCGCACCGTTTCAGAGGGCATTTCAGCTGCCGCGAGTGCCGCCGCGACTCCAAACCCGGCAATGTTAGGCACCGCCTGAGTGCCCGAACGCAGCCCCCCTTCTTGTCCACCGCCGCTCAGGAGAGGCGATAACTCGATGCCATCACGGATGTATAAAGCCCCAGCCCCTTGCGGGCCATAGAGTTTGTGGCTGGACAATGACATCAGGTCAACCGGCAGGGTTTGCACATCGAGGGGGAGTCGCCCGGCCACTTGCACCGCGTCAGTGTGGAATAACACGCCTCGGGCTCGTGCGATCGCCCCCATTTCCTCAATCGGCTGTAGCGTCCCGACTTCACTTTGACCGTAAATGATGGAGATCAGTACCGTGTTTGGACGAATCGCTTGCGCTAAATCGGTGGGATTCACCCGGCCAGTGTGATCAACGGAGAGCCAGGTCACTTGCCATCCCTTCGCCGTTAGAAAGCGAGCAGGTTCAGCGATCGCGGAATGCTCTACGCTCGATACGATCAAGTGTTGCGGTGTGGCGTATTGGCGAGCAATACCCATTATGGCCAGGTTGTCCGCCTCGGTGCCCCCAGCCGTGAAAACAATATTCTCTGGTCTGGCATTAATCAGACTCGCCACTTGCACCCGCGCCATTTCCAATGCGGTGGCTGACCGATTGCCCCACTCATGCAAACTGGATGGATTGCCCCACTGTTCGGCCATCACAGCCTGCATGGCGGCGATCGCTTCCGGTCGCGTGGGGGTGGTGGCGCTGTAATCCAGATAAATTTGCATCATTCTGCTGCGAAAGTCCGGTGGCGATCCCGGCGGGACAGTTTTGATCCTAGCAGGGGGGGCCGTGCTTACGGGAACTTAGCGGCGGTGGGATACATCATGGAACGCTAGGCGGTGGCTGCGACAAATTTCAGTTGGGCAGTTGTGCATTAGAATTGTGGGCGTCGCCTCGTCATCATTTAGGAATTCGCTCATGAAAACCTTGATATCGGGACTGTTACTCAGCGGCTCGCTGCTGGCGAGTAGTGCCCCTGCGGCCTTCGCTCACGCGGCCCAAACGGATTACTTTGTTGATCTCTTTGCAGAAGATCTGGAACTGGAGTTCACCGCGAGCTTTAGTACGGGTGAGCCCATGGCCGATGCTGAAGTGATTGTGTATGCGCCCGGCGATCGCGAGACCCCTTGGCAAGAAGCCATGACTGACGAAGCCGGACAATTTACCTTTAAGCCTGACGAGACGTTGGTCGGCGACTGGCGCATTGAATTTGAACGAGACGGCCACCAGGATATCCGCATCGTGCCCATCGACGATAGGGGCATCGACTATCAAAATATCAGCGACGCAGGCGACACTGAATTTCACGAAATCGCTCACCTGCGCATGGGGTTAGCCGCTCTTTCCGTCACTAGCTTGGCGATCGGCGCGATTGTGCTGCAACGGCGGAGCAGCCAGCAATAACCACAGACCAGGTTTCAGGTATGGTGCCGCTAACCGACCCGTACCATTGATAAAACTTTAATTTAGCCACTTTAGCAGTGAGGATTCTGTGAATCATTCACTGCTGGAGTTTTTGTTTGTCTCGCCAAGAGCACGTTAAAGAGAGGTCGATGTAGTCAACGGCTACCAAGCGGCTGATGGGGTGTTCTACCACAGGTGAATAAAATGGCTCAGGCAGGCGACTCTTATGCGAGTTCAGGCTACTTCAACGTGATGGAAGGCTTGGTCTCTCAGGAGGTGTGGCGACAAATCAAAAACATGCCCAGTTGGTTTCGGAAATCTCGACGCTGGTCAGAGGTGATGCCCTACGCCCTGAACCGACTACCGACTCTATACGCTTCGAGCCAACAAGGATTTCAGCATCAAGTCCGATATGCGCAGCAACAGCTCCAAGCCACCATCAGTCAGGTTGTGAAAGATGCCTTATTGGTGACTCGACCTGATCCGCTGGAGCATCGTGGCCAGCTCAAGGTCGAGCATCTCAAAGACTCGGAAGTCGTTTTACAAGCCTTGGGTCAAGTCTTTGGGGAACCCAATTTAGATTGGGAAACCGCATTGACAAAACTCCAAACCCTGAAGCAAGACACGGCTACTTTTACCGAACTGTGTGCGGCATCCGCGCCAACGTGGACGGCAGCTAACCCATACCTGTCGACCCAATGGTCGCGTCGTCATCCAGAGGTGGAGGATGCTGAGCGATCGCCCACTGCCCCTCTGAATAGCTCAGGGTGGGAAAACCAAATGTATCGCCACTAAAAAAGAGTGGGAATTTAATAAAATTTCGAATTCTGGCAAGCCGCATCTTTGAGTTGTCCATCGTAGGGGACAACTTTTGAGAAACCTCAGGTGCCATCAAATCGACGGCACAGGATACGAGGTGATCACCAGTTCCGAGATTTTGCCCCGGCGCTTGGCATTGGAATTGATGGCGCGGGAGGCTTGAATTTCTTGAATGTGGAATCCGGCATAGAGATCGCGGATAAACTCGCAGTCGGAGTTGGATAACATCACCTGAACACCGCGTTGGGCTAAGGCTACAAAGGTCTGCTGGAGCCGTTGTTGATCTTCGGCCCGGAAGCCATAGCGGTTGTAGCCGGTAAAGCTGCTGGTGGCGCTGATGGGATGATAAGGCGGGTCAAAATAAACAAAATCCTGGGCTGTTGTCGCCTGATCCAGCACCTGAGTGAATTTTCCACAGACGATGTCGGTGTTTTGCAAGGCGATCGCGGCCTGACGCAGGGTGACCTCGTCGCAGATTTTAGGATTTTTGTAGCGACCCATGGGGACATTGAAATGGCCCTGACGATTTTCGCGGTAGAGGCCGTTAAAGCAAGTTTTGTTCAGATAAATCAGACGGGCAGCCCGGGATAAGGGCGATCGCAGTTGAGTTTGCGCCCGCATTTGATAGTAGTATTCGCGGCAGTGCGCCGATTGGTGGCGTTGCAAGAGGGCGATGAGCGCTTCCACATCCGCTTGTACACAGCGATAGACATTTACCAATTCCTCATTCAAGTCGGCTAATACCGCCTGATCGCAGAACTGCTGCACATGGAAGAAGATGGCTCCGCCCCCCAAAAAGGGCTCGTGATAACGGCGAAACTGAGCCGGAAAATAGCGACGATACTGTTCCAATAGCCGCCCTTTGCCCCCTGCCCATTTGAGAAAGGGCCGAGGCTGACACCGAGTTTGCAGAGCTATTGTCATGAAGCGATGTCGGGAGCGATCGCCCAACCCTGGCAGTGAACGGTTTCTACCAGCGGTTTCGACCTTTGTCCCGCTTTGATACAGATGTACTCATTGTAAACGCTGTCGGTCATCGGCCAAATCAATGATTCACTCCTGAACTGCGATAGGATAAAACCGAAGTTATATCGCAGCAACGATCGCGCTGCCAGTCAACGCACAGTGGCGCTGGGTTGAATTATGCAAGAGTTTTTTCAAAATGTTTCACGTTACCCCAGATATTTGATTTCTTTTAGTTTGGGGATCTTTTTCAACGCGATTGAACCACTGATGCCGCTACTCAAGCGTCCGACGACGGCGATCGCGTTGGTGGGTCTAGTGATTTCCGTCTTCGTCTTTCTGACCTTTACCCTGAGGGCCATGTTGGGGTTGTCGGTGGCCTAACCGTTTCGAGTGGCCTCAGCCCAGCAACGAGATCAGAAGACTCGTGCAACCCGACTGACCCCCGGTGGATGGTCAGTTTTTGAATTATTGGGAGAAGTATTGTCATGGCTAACGATCGGCGAGTCGCCCGAGTGGCTTCCCTTATCAAGCGGGAGGTCAGCCAAATGCTGATGTCTGACATCAAAGATGATCGCGTGGGGGCGGGCATGGTCAGCGTGACCGATGTGGAAGTCTCCGGCGATTTGCAACACGCCAAAGTGTTTGTCAGCATTTACGGCACTGAGGAAGCGCGGGCGGAAACCATGGCGGGGTTGATGGCCGCTACCAAATTTGTGCGGCACGAGTTGGGGCAGCGCATTCGGCTGCGGCGCACCCCCGAAGTTTTATTTCGTGAAGACTTGGGGGTCGAACGGGGCACTCGGGTGCTGTCGTTGATCAACCAGCTCAGTGCCGAACGCGACTCAAAAGAGCCAGATGAAGAGCCGAGCAGTGATGAGACCGCTGATTTGGAGGGCGATACTGACGTGCCGGCAGCGACTGAGGAAATGGAGTGACGACCCTCGGCTTGCCCGATTTCGAGTCATTGTCGCTAGAAGCCCAGATTGCTCAACTCGTCGTGGTCCGGGCATCGGGATATTTATTTGATCATCAGCGCCGCTATCCCCAGTGGGAGCTGGATCAGACGAGTCTGCGACATTGCGTAGAGACGTTAGGGATTGGCGGGGTGATTTTGCTGGGGGGCAGTGCCGTCGAGGTCGGGGTGCGATCGCAGCAACTCCAAGCTTGGGCAGACATTCCGCTACTCCTTGCCGCCGATATTGAAGAAGGGGTGGGCCAGCGGTTTACCGGAGCCACCCACTTTCCCCCGCCGATGGCGTTATCGGCGATCGCTGATCGAGATCTGGCCCTCGCGTGTGACTACGCCCAACAAATGGGGGCCATCACCGCCCAAGAGGCGATCGCCATCGGCTTGAACTGGGTGTTAGCGCCCGTGGTGGATGTCAACAATAATGCTGACAATCCGGTGATCAATGTGCGAGCATTCGGCGACACACCGGAACGGGTGAGTCAACTCAGTCGCGCCTTTATCCAGGGAGCGCAGCAGTTTCCCATATTGACTACGGCCAAACACTTTCCGGGGCATGGCGACACCGCCGTCGATTCGCACCTGCATTTGCCCGAAATTCCCCATGATTTGGCCCGTCTGGAAGCGGTCGAACTGGCTCCGTTTCGGGCGGCGATCGCTCAGCAAGTGGATGCCGTGATGACGGCTCATCTGCGAGTGCCCACCTTTGATGCGCAACTGCCTGCCACCCTCTCCCCCGCCATTTTGACCGG encodes the following:
- a CDS encoding GNAT family N-acetyltransferase; translated protein: MVTTLSVPLTQPKIITRVIDYNSEKTLIHKVRTEVFVHEQKIPAHLEIDDLDNVSQHVLATYGGHAVGAGRLTPHGRIGRVAVSRPLRRQGVGQQIMALLLELAQRNHYREVVLSAQHHAIAFYEKLGFECEGEEFLEVGIWHVTMRKQMFLC
- the crcB gene encoding fluoride efflux transporter CrcB, which gives rise to MNFESLVSFEGIAIMFEKAHIRAAIAVSLGAISGALCRHYLSAALSQRFGIAFPWGTLGVNLSGCLVMGWLIVVFVQRGPYKPEIGLMLTTGFLGAYTTFSTYELDMANLADRSYLSSSVIYGLGSPLLGLMCLALGRFMATYLWPRAARDRPSPDES
- a CDS encoding DUF1995 family protein, with protein sequence MTGVPRSIEAAVDQAKEATRAAIQAGLPRIVVNLNIPELKVMPIAEQFYPLLNELELPFKMYFPDAGAAALARRDWDNPDFSIRGINEIKGRLEPDDEACLIIEPSAVEVNEVEALCNEATGKYVVMLNPKLEDIAVVGIGYAARQLRDRFLSTLETAYYLQPLTGATLLRIYPGPWQVWGETADDDYELLGEFPTKPSEEAIANLFADDSDSDDNSSSSPPRPKKGGLFTELGQFIRALTQ
- a CDS encoding cysteine desulfurase family protein; this translates as MMQIYLDYSATTPTRPEAIAAMQAVMAEQWGNPSSLHEWGNRSATALEMARVQVASLINARPENIVFTAGGTEADNLAIMGIARQYATPQHLIVSSVEHSAIAEPARFLTAKGWQVTWLSVDHTGRVNPTDLAQAIRPNTVLISIIYGQSEVGTLQPIEEMGAIARARGVLFHTDAVQVAGRLPLDVQTLPVDLMSLSSHKLYGPQGAGALYIRDGIELSPLLSGGGQEGGLRSGTQAVPNIAGFGVAAALAAAEMPSETVRLIQLRDRLFHQLADVPGLEITGDPRDRLPHHASFCLTTADGDTVSGKTLVRQMDLAGIGISAGSACHSGKLSPSPILKAMGYSDRAALCGIRLTLGRQTTTADIDWTAIALRQVLARTLPCLTPANV
- a CDS encoding carboxypeptidase-like regulatory domain-containing protein, coding for MKTLISGLLLSGSLLASSAPAAFAHAAQTDYFVDLFAEDLELEFTASFSTGEPMADAEVIVYAPGDRETPWQEAMTDEAGQFTFKPDETLVGDWRIEFERDGHQDIRIVPIDDRGIDYQNISDAGDTEFHEIAHLRMGLAALSVTSLAIGAIVLQRRSSQQ
- a CDS encoding late competence development ComFB family protein, with amino-acid sequence MAQAGDSYASSGYFNVMEGLVSQEVWRQIKNMPSWFRKSRRWSEVMPYALNRLPTLYASSQQGFQHQVRYAQQQLQATISQVVKDALLVTRPDPLEHRGQLKVEHLKDSEVVLQALGQVFGEPNLDWETALTKLQTLKQDTATFTELCAASAPTWTAANPYLSTQWSRRHPEVEDAERSPTAPLNSSGWENQMYRH
- a CDS encoding DNA adenine methylase, giving the protein MTIALQTRCQPRPFLKWAGGKGRLLEQYRRYFPAQFRRYHEPFLGGGAIFFHVQQFCDQAVLADLNEELVNVYRCVQADVEALIALLQRHQSAHCREYYYQMRAQTQLRSPLSRAARLIYLNKTCFNGLYRENRQGHFNVPMGRYKNPKICDEVTLRQAAIALQNTDIVCGKFTQVLDQATTAQDFVYFDPPYHPISATSSFTGYNRYGFRAEDQQRLQQTFVALAQRGVQVMLSNSDCEFIRDLYAGFHIQEIQASRAINSNAKRRGKISELVITSYPVPSI
- a CDS encoding DUF751 family protein, which gives rise to MQEFFQNVSRYPRYLISFSLGIFFNAIEPLMPLLKRPTTAIALVGLVISVFVFLTFTLRAMLGLSVA
- the rbfA gene encoding 30S ribosome-binding factor RbfA, which encodes MANDRRVARVASLIKREVSQMLMSDIKDDRVGAGMVSVTDVEVSGDLQHAKVFVSIYGTEEARAETMAGLMAATKFVRHELGQRIRLRRTPEVLFREDLGVERGTRVLSLINQLSAERDSKEPDEEPSSDETADLEGDTDVPAATEEME